The Corvus cornix cornix isolate S_Up_H32 chromosome 26, ASM73873v5, whole genome shotgun sequence genome includes a region encoding these proteins:
- the LOC109145258 gene encoding serine/threonine-protein phosphatase 4 regulatory subunit 3B-like, which produces MCPLSSTSCKDQKFWLEVLAQLTAGATGAHQRWELVTFVKDFCAFSVMFHQNRKAFLQNLAKLGILPALEILLGMDDVQVASAATEILSCFVDFCPFLVHEFLMQEAQQRDHGTDLIRVLMKQLFHHPAAAVGGADQVVELLQTLLDPGNLLATADVSKIIGFFNSFYTRCLPVLTAPLLANAAKDDYQTAQLLALILELLTFCVTRHKEHMRVYIFHWDLLRRVLLLINSKHTFLALRALHFLRKIIGLKDELYSCYIIQGKLLAPLVQALLQSGATSNLLHWAVLELFEFLRLEDCKSLVAHVIESFYPALQSISYVQTFQGLKRKYERDKHRQKQSVHRVPSLSGRGARASGQEGQLNIGADQGGAAQTAPTSSKGSSSNKATPRPQLTAPKRRQPAESTSDQEEEIIPKKRLHLA; this is translated from the exons ATGTGTCCCCTCAGTTCTACAAGTTGT AAAGACCAGAAATTCTGGTTGGAAGTTCTGGCCCAATTAACAGCTGGAGCTACAGGTGCCCACCAGCGATGGGAACTG GTGACCTTTGTGAAGGACTTCTGTGCCTTTTCTGTCATGTTCCACCAGAACAGAAAGGCATTTTTACAAAACTTGGCCAAGCTGGGAATTCTTCCTGCTCTTGAAATTCTACTG GGAATGGATGATGTGCAAGTGGCATCTGCTGCCACAGAGATCTTGTCTTGTTTTGTCGACTTCTGTCCATTCTTGGTCCACGAGTTTCTCATGCAAGAGGCCCAGCAGAGGGACCAC GGTACCGACCTCATCCGTGTGCTCATGAAGCAGCTGTTCcaccatcctgctgctgcagtagGAGGAGCTGATCAGGTCGTGGAGCTGTTGCAGACTCTGCTCGATCCCGGGAATCTGCTGGCTACAGCTGAT GTATCCAAAATAATTGGATTTTTCAACTCTTTCTACACCCGCTGCCTTCCTGTTCTGACTGCGCCGCTTCTGGCCAACGCAGCCAAAG ATGATTATCAAACAGCACAACTCCTGGCCTTGATTTTGGAGCTGCTGACCTTTTGTGTGACGCGGCACAAGGAGCACATGAGGGTTTACATCTTCCACTGGGATTTGCTAAGACGAGTCCTCCTCTTGATCAATTCCAAACACACCTTTCTGGCCTTGC gggCTCTGCACTTCCTGAGGAAGATCATTGGCCTGAAGGATGAGCTGTATTCCTGTTACATCATCCAGGGAAAGCTCTTGGCACCCCTtgtgcaggctctgctgcagagtgGAGCTACGTCCAACCTGCTccactgggctgtgctggagctgtttgAATTCCTCCGACTG GAAGATTGTAAGTCCCTGGTTGCCCATGTCATCGAGAGCTTCTATCCTGCACTGCAGTCCATCAGCTACGTGCAGACATTCCAGGGACTGAAGAGGAAATACGAGAGAGACAAGCACCGACAAAAGCAGAGCGTGCACAG GGTCCCATCCCTCTCAGGCAGAGGTGCAAGAGCCTCAGGGCAGGAAGGCCAATTGAACATCGGGGCAGACCAAGGGGGCGCAGCTCAGACAGCACCAACGAGCTCCAAGGGCTCCTCTTCCAACAAGGCGACCCCGCGCCCGCAGCTGACGGCCCCCAAG aGACGTCAGCCAGCAGAATCTACCAGTGATCAAGAGGAGGAGATAATCCCAAAGAAAAGGCTGCATCTGGCCTAA
- the CSRP1 gene encoding cysteine and glycine-rich protein 1, with protein sequence MPNWGGGKKCGVCQKAVYFAEEVQCEGNSFHKSCFLCMVCKKNLDSTTVAVHGEEIYCKSCYGKKYGPKGYGYGQGAGTLSTDKGESLGIKYEEGQPHRPPNPNAARMAQKVGGADGCPRCGQAVYAAEKVIGAGKSWHKSCFRCAKCGKSLESTTLADKDGEIYCKGCYAKNFGPKGFGFGQGAGALIHSQ encoded by the exons ATGCCAaactggggaggagggaagaagtgTGGGGTGTGCCAGAAGGCCGTGTACTTCGCTGAGGAGGTGCAGTGTGAAGGGAACAGCTTCCACAAGTCCTGCTTCTTGTGCA TGGTCTGTAAGAAGAATTTGGACAGCACTACTGTGGCCGTGCATGGCGAGGAGATCTACTGCAAGTCCTGCTACGGGAAGAAGTACGGCCCCAAGGGCTACGGCTacgggcagggagcagggacccTGAGCACTGACAAGGGCGAGTCCCTGGGAATCAAATACGAAGA GGGCCAGCCCCACCGACCCCCCAACCCCAACGCAGCCAGGATGGCCCAGAAGGTGGGAGGAGCTGATGGGTGCCCCCGCTGTGGCCAGGCCGTGTATGCGGCCGAGAAGGTCATCGGAGCTGGGAAG TCCTGGCACAAGTCCTGCTTCCGCTGTGCCAAGTGTGGCAAAAGCCTGGAGTCCACCACCCTGGCAGACAAAGATGGAGAGATCTACTGCAAAG GTTGTTACGCCAAGAACTTCGGTCCCAAGGGCTTTGGCTTCGGGCAGGGCGCCGGGGCACTGATCCACTCGCAGTGA